One stretch of Paenibacillus sp. AN1007 DNA includes these proteins:
- a CDS encoding UDP-glucose/GDP-mannose dehydrogenase family protein, giving the protein MNIAVIGTGYVGLVSGVCFSEIGNQVICVDNNEDKVEMLNKGVVPIYEPGLQELMTSNMQAGKLSFTSKIGEAVHQADIVFIAVGTPSLPNGEANLSYVEQAAYEIGTHIESYKIIVTKSTVPVGTNDRIRDLIRSISSQPFDMASVPEFLREGSAIKDTLNPDRIVIGTSSNRAIQTLKKLHRPLTNNLVITDIRSAEMIKYASNAFLATKISFINEISNICEKVGADVTRVAEGMGYDKRIGASFLKAGIGYGGSCFPKDTQALIQIAGMVDYDFRLLKSVVQVNQDQRMQVIYKLEEAIGSLAGKTIAVWGLAFKPDTDDVRDAPAIDIIQYLIDAGAAVKAYDPIAADNFRKEIDITSISWGNNPLQAAEGADAICVLTEWKEFAQVDLNALAKMMKVPVMIDGRNVYSAEQIQASAIQYYSVGRPSLTKLEGKAAAII; this is encoded by the coding sequence ATGAATATTGCGGTGATTGGAACGGGATACGTAGGTCTTGTATCGGGGGTATGCTTTTCGGAGATCGGCAATCAGGTCATCTGTGTAGACAACAATGAGGACAAAGTAGAGATGCTGAACAAGGGCGTCGTGCCCATCTACGAACCTGGTCTTCAAGAGTTGATGACCTCCAATATGCAGGCAGGCAAATTATCCTTCACTTCCAAGATCGGTGAGGCAGTACACCAGGCGGACATTGTATTTATTGCGGTAGGCACTCCATCTCTTCCTAATGGCGAGGCCAACCTGAGTTATGTAGAGCAGGCAGCGTACGAAATCGGGACCCACATCGAAAGCTACAAAATAATCGTGACCAAAAGCACCGTCCCTGTAGGTACCAATGACCGTATTCGTGATCTCATTCGCAGCATATCTTCTCAGCCCTTCGACATGGCCTCGGTTCCCGAGTTTCTGCGTGAAGGATCGGCGATCAAGGATACGCTGAACCCCGACCGGATTGTAATCGGAACCAGCAGTAATCGGGCCATTCAAACGTTGAAGAAGCTTCATCGCCCATTGACCAACAATCTGGTCATCACAGACATCCGCTCGGCCGAAATGATTAAATATGCCTCCAACGCATTTCTGGCAACCAAAATCTCATTTATTAATGAGATTTCGAATATTTGCGAGAAAGTCGGAGCTGATGTTACACGCGTTGCAGAAGGCATGGGGTATGACAAGCGCATTGGGGCTTCCTTTTTGAAGGCGGGTATCGGTTATGGAGGATCTTGTTTTCCCAAAGATACGCAGGCGCTGATCCAGATTGCAGGCATGGTCGATTATGATTTCAGGCTGTTGAAATCCGTCGTGCAGGTGAATCAGGATCAGCGTATGCAGGTCATTTACAAGCTGGAGGAAGCGATCGGGTCACTGGCTGGTAAAACGATTGCGGTCTGGGGGCTTGCGTTCAAACCGGATACGGACGATGTTCGTGACGCTCCGGCCATTGATATTATTCAATACTTAATAGATGCTGGAGCTGCAGTCAAAGCGTATGATCCGATTGCAGCAGATAACTTCCGTAAAGAGATCGACATAACCTCCATCTCGTGGGGGAATAATCCGCTCCAAGCTGCCGAGGGTGCAGATGCAATCTGTGTGCTGACGGAATGGAAAGAGTTTGCCCAGGTAGATCTGAATGCATTAGCTAAAATGATGAAGGTGCCGGTTATGATTGATGGCCGCAATGTTTACAGTGCAGAACAGATTCAGGCATCTGCCATCCAATATTACTCGGTGGGACGTCCAAGTCTGACCAAGCTGGAAGGGAAAGCAGCAGCGATCATTTGA
- a CDS encoding sugar phosphate nucleotidyltransferase, whose product MRIVLLSGGSGKRLWPLSNDTRSKQFLKVLEGEDGQTESMVQRVWRQLERTGLGGQAVIATSKPQVEILRSQLGYDVDLVVEPERRDTFPAIALAAVYLYSVQGAGLNETVVMLPVDPYVDESFFYKVTELESVLHESGAELALIGVKPTYPSEKYGYIIPEQLETKQSERYTKVSRFHEKPREAEAAEMIEQSALWNCGVFAFKLNYLINLLISLELPIQYEEMLKQYGRLQKISFDYQVVEKARHIVVTPYEGYWKDLGTWNTLTDEMSTHIVGKGVMTNSTVNTHLINELNIPVCVLGVSNLIVAASPDGILVSEKEASPQIKEVLKDSAERPMYEERRWGCYKVLDYTRNVKGEEVLTKRIIIEPNKNFSYQYHLERNEVWTVVSGRGEFILDGELRPLHQGDVVVIPAGGKHSVKAVTELEIIEVQMGRELVEEDIVRVEMEWQDILQNCVNWRKTR is encoded by the coding sequence TTGAGAATTGTACTTCTATCCGGCGGATCGGGCAAAAGGTTATGGCCGTTGTCCAACGACACAAGGTCCAAGCAATTTTTGAAAGTACTTGAAGGTGAAGATGGACAGACGGAATCGATGGTACAGCGCGTATGGAGGCAGCTGGAACGTACAGGGCTTGGTGGGCAGGCAGTGATTGCAACGAGCAAACCTCAGGTGGAAATTTTGAGAAGCCAGCTGGGTTATGACGTAGATCTGGTTGTGGAGCCTGAACGCAGGGACACCTTTCCTGCCATTGCTTTGGCAGCCGTATATCTATACTCCGTGCAGGGAGCCGGCTTAAATGAAACGGTCGTGATGCTTCCCGTTGATCCCTACGTGGACGAATCCTTTTTTTATAAAGTTACAGAGCTGGAGAGCGTGCTGCACGAGTCCGGTGCAGAACTGGCCTTAATTGGAGTAAAACCGACGTATCCTTCCGAGAAGTATGGATATATCATTCCAGAGCAGCTTGAAACCAAGCAATCCGAGCGTTACACCAAAGTATCCCGTTTTCATGAGAAACCCCGTGAAGCTGAAGCGGCAGAGATGATTGAACAATCTGCCCTTTGGAATTGCGGGGTTTTTGCATTCAAGCTGAATTATCTAATCAATCTGCTGATTTCACTGGAGCTGCCCATTCAATATGAAGAAATGCTGAAGCAGTACGGCAGATTGCAGAAAATCAGCTTTGATTACCAGGTGGTGGAGAAGGCTCGTCATATTGTCGTCACACCGTATGAAGGATATTGGAAAGACCTGGGCACATGGAACACACTGACGGACGAGATGAGCACCCATATTGTAGGCAAAGGTGTCATGACGAACAGTACCGTCAATACACATCTGATCAATGAATTAAACATTCCGGTATGTGTGCTGGGCGTATCCAATCTTATCGTCGCGGCAAGTCCTGACGGGATTCTCGTTAGTGAGAAAGAGGCAAGTCCGCAGATTAAAGAGGTGCTGAAGGATAGCGCTGAGCGACCTATGTATGAGGAACGCCGCTGGGGCTGTTACAAGGTTCTGGATTATACACGCAATGTCAAAGGAGAAGAGGTACTAACCAAGCGCATTATCATCGAGCCAAATAAAAACTTTTCTTATCAGTACCATCTCGAGCGAAATGAAGTTTGGACCGTTGTCTCGGGTCGAGGTGAGTTCATTCTGGATGGTGAGCTGAGGCCACTTCATCAGGGGGATGTCGTTGTGATTCCTGCAGGCGGGAAACACAGTGTAAAGGCAGTGACAGAACTCGAAATTATCGAGGTGCAGATGGGCCGAGAACTGGTAGAAGAGGATATCGTGCGCGTTGAGATGGAGTGGCAGGATATTTTACAAAATTGCGTGAATTGGAGGAAAACAAGATGA